One stretch of Bremerella cremea DNA includes these proteins:
- a CDS encoding glycosyltransferase: MNGLKVLITNIRMSRRSGTEMYVHDLARALIRRGHSPVVYSPDQGPLAKELAENSVPIVARLDKIRETPDIIHGHHTLQTLAAMLHFPTTPGVFLCHDFEAWHDTPPKLPRIGRYVAVDQTCAERLVLAEGVDRSQVNILTNPVDLQLFQSRPRLPEKPRKAIIFSSYGNHESIQPIQHACDQLGIELDAVGERLGSVCHEPQKLLPEYDLVFAKGRCAREAMAVGCAVIYCDVFGMSYLVTSDNVAHMNQWGRRALSFTVTEERLVQEIERYDAEDAAKVSSYIRTYNNTDVIYDQLLQIYEEVIQQHRTSDRNDYHEELRAVAKMTEWWNVMHHVAQTPPANATSPSIQNAKLWLASKFTWLQRKGNNSDIAKAA, encoded by the coding sequence ATGAACGGACTCAAAGTACTCATTACTAATATTCGAATGAGTAGGCGGTCGGGGACGGAAATGTACGTCCACGATCTGGCGCGCGCGTTAATCCGCAGGGGCCACTCTCCGGTTGTGTATAGTCCCGATCAAGGTCCGCTAGCGAAAGAGCTGGCTGAGAATTCTGTTCCCATAGTGGCCCGGCTCGATAAGATTCGTGAAACGCCGGACATCATTCACGGCCATCACACGCTTCAAACGTTAGCGGCCATGCTCCATTTTCCCACGACGCCAGGCGTTTTTCTTTGCCACGATTTTGAAGCCTGGCACGATACGCCTCCGAAACTGCCCCGGATTGGACGTTACGTGGCAGTCGATCAAACTTGCGCAGAGCGATTGGTTTTGGCGGAAGGAGTTGATCGTAGTCAAGTCAACATTTTGACGAACCCGGTCGACCTGCAGCTTTTTCAGAGCCGCCCTCGTTTGCCTGAAAAGCCGCGAAAAGCGATCATTTTTAGTAGCTATGGCAATCACGAATCAATCCAACCTATCCAACATGCGTGCGATCAGCTAGGAATCGAATTAGATGCCGTTGGCGAACGTTTGGGGTCTGTATGTCATGAACCGCAAAAGCTACTACCGGAATACGACCTGGTTTTTGCCAAAGGTCGGTGTGCCCGAGAAGCGATGGCCGTAGGATGCGCCGTGATTTACTGTGATGTATTTGGAATGAGTTATCTCGTTACCTCGGACAACGTCGCCCACATGAACCAATGGGGCCGGCGTGCCCTTTCGTTTACTGTCACTGAAGAACGTTTGGTTCAAGAAATCGAACGCTATGACGCCGAGGATGCCGCGAAGGTCTCTTCCTATATCCGAACGTACAACAACACCGATGTCATTTACGATCAGTTGCTGCAGATTTACGAAGAAGTCATTCAGCAACACCGCACAAGCGATCGTAACGACTACCACGAAGAACTTCGTGCCGTGGCGAAAATGACAGAGTGGTGGAACGTGATGCACCACGTCGCCCAGACTCCGCCAGCAAACGCAACTTCTCCCTCCATTCAGAATGCCAAGTTGTGGTTGGCCAGTAAGTTCACTTGGTTGCAACGCAAGGGAAACAACTCGGACATTGCCAAAGCGGCCTAA
- the lpxA gene encoding acyl-ACP--UDP-N-acetylglucosamine O-acyltransferase: MPFSETTLISPYAQIADDVVIGEGCRIESGVVIGAGTQLADGVKLEPEVSLGENNVIGVGTVIKSGTQLGSGNQIAEYCVLGGPPLISGRIALPGRLCIGDRNVIREFATIQVGTDEDGVTCIGNTNYIMPNVQIGHDSRVGNKVTLTNKASLCGHVTIEDEVVLGLGATIHQHCRIGRLAMVGATAYVSRDIVPFVLVDGRSGGIVGLNKIGLARRGFSQFTISELKSAYRVIFREALSRQEITARLQNHPCPEVQELLSFLISSNRGIEQARKSK, encoded by the coding sequence ATGCCCTTTTCCGAAACTACCTTGATTAGCCCCTATGCTCAGATTGCAGACGACGTAGTCATCGGCGAAGGATGTCGCATTGAGTCGGGAGTCGTTATTGGCGCAGGCACGCAGCTGGCTGATGGCGTGAAACTTGAACCAGAGGTGAGTTTAGGCGAGAACAACGTGATTGGTGTCGGGACGGTCATCAAATCGGGTACCCAACTGGGAAGCGGGAACCAGATTGCTGAATATTGCGTTCTAGGCGGTCCTCCGTTGATTTCGGGGCGAATTGCATTGCCGGGCAGATTATGCATTGGCGATAGAAATGTGATTCGAGAGTTCGCTACCATCCAAGTTGGCACAGACGAAGATGGCGTTACTTGCATTGGTAATACCAACTACATCATGCCGAACGTCCAGATCGGACATGACTCTCGCGTCGGAAACAAAGTAACGCTGACCAATAAGGCCTCGCTGTGCGGACACGTTACGATCGAAGATGAAGTGGTTCTTGGCCTCGGAGCTACCATCCACCAACACTGCCGAATTGGCCGCCTGGCCATGGTCGGCGCAACGGCCTATGTCTCGCGCGATATAGTCCCCTTCGTACTCGTGGATGGACGTAGCGGAGGCATCGTAGGCTTGAACAAGATCGGTCTAGCCAGACGTGGCTTTTCGCAATTCACGATTTCGGAACTCAAGAGCGCCTATCGAGTCATCTTTCGCGAAGCCCTCTCGCGCCAAGAAATCACGGCTCGCTTGCAAAACCACCCCTGCCCAGAAGTCCAGGAGCTGCTCTCTTTTCTGATCAGCAGCAACCGCGGAATCGAACAAGCCAGAAAGAGCAAGTAG